A genomic segment from Peribacillus sp. ACCC06369 encodes:
- the purD gene encoding phosphoribosylamine--glycine ligase has protein sequence MNVLVIGRGGREHAIARKLFESKRVGTVFAAPGNPGMIDVATLVPIDENNHEELVAFAKKNAVSLTVIGPETPLLNGLADDFTEAGLQVFGPNGRAAVIEGSKSFAKDLMKNYSIPTAEYETFSDYDSAKAYIERMGAPIVIKADGLAAGKGVVVAMTMEEALDAIHDMLVGAKFGEASAKVVIEEFLDGEEFSLMAFVNGEKVYPMVIAQDHKRVFDGDQGPNTGGMGAYSPVPQISDEMIQTAVETILQPTVNAMISENRRFTGILYAGLIATEKGTKVIEFNARFGDPETQVVLPRLKTDFVDTLEAVLSGEDLQLEWHEEAVLGVVVAADGYPGDYKKGSIIKGLEKIDPDAHVYHAGTALNSEGNFISNGGRVLLVAAKGKDLASAQAEVYKELGHIEKDGLFWRTDIGYRAIKYNFSS, from the coding sequence ATGAATGTACTAGTAATTGGCCGGGGCGGCAGGGAGCATGCCATTGCCCGCAAACTATTTGAAAGTAAACGGGTGGGGACAGTTTTTGCAGCACCGGGAAATCCAGGTATGATCGATGTTGCGACTCTTGTTCCAATTGATGAAAACAATCATGAGGAATTGGTTGCCTTTGCCAAGAAGAATGCAGTTTCATTAACGGTGATTGGGCCCGAAACCCCATTGTTGAATGGACTTGCTGATGACTTTACGGAGGCAGGCTTACAGGTGTTTGGCCCTAATGGTCGTGCTGCAGTGATTGAGGGAAGTAAATCCTTTGCTAAAGATTTAATGAAGAACTACAGCATTCCGACAGCGGAATACGAAACATTTTCTGACTATGATTCAGCAAAGGCATATATTGAAAGAATGGGTGCCCCCATCGTCATAAAAGCGGATGGATTGGCTGCAGGAAAAGGTGTCGTAGTTGCGATGACGATGGAAGAGGCGTTAGATGCCATCCATGACATGCTAGTCGGAGCAAAGTTCGGCGAAGCTTCTGCCAAAGTCGTTATTGAGGAATTTCTCGATGGCGAGGAATTTTCATTGATGGCATTCGTGAATGGGGAAAAAGTGTATCCGATGGTCATAGCTCAAGATCACAAGCGGGTTTTTGATGGAGATCAGGGCCCGAACACAGGTGGAATGGGTGCATATTCACCGGTGCCGCAAATTTCCGATGAAATGATTCAGACCGCAGTCGAAACAATTCTTCAGCCTACAGTAAATGCGATGATTTCGGAAAATCGGCGTTTTACAGGGATATTATATGCCGGGTTGATCGCTACTGAAAAAGGTACGAAAGTAATTGAGTTCAATGCACGTTTTGGAGATCCGGAAACGCAAGTTGTTTTACCACGCCTGAAAACAGATTTTGTAGATACGCTTGAAGCGGTTCTTTCTGGAGAGGATTTACAACTTGAGTGGCATGAAGAAGCCGTTCTTGGAGTGGTCGTCGCAGCTGATGGATATCCAGGGGATTATAAAAAGGGTTCCATCATTAAAGGCTTGGAAAAGATTGATCCGGATGCCCATGTTTATCATGCTGGAACGGCTCTCAATAGTGAGGGGAATTTCATCTCTAATGGCGGACGTGTACTTTTGGTTGCTGCAAAAGGGAAAGATTTGGCCTCTGCCCAAGCTGAAGTATATAAAGAGTTAGGGCATATTGAGAAAGATGGCTTATTCTGGCGAACGGATATTGGCTACCGTGCAATAAAATACAATTTTTCATCATAA
- a CDS encoding YgaP-like transmembrane domain has product MNFKQNISIINALMRITCGFTLLTWAMAKMVKKPWKNQSYLFVVMLSAMKIGEGILRYCPVVDAMENGQNFMKNESKQEKESNQSDSY; this is encoded by the coding sequence ATGAATTTTAAACAAAATATCAGTATAATAAATGCGTTAATGCGAATTACTTGTGGTTTTACACTTCTAACATGGGCAATGGCTAAAATGGTAAAAAAACCATGGAAAAACCAATCTTATCTATTCGTGGTCATGCTTTCAGCCATGAAAATAGGCGAAGGCATTCTTCGCTATTGTCCTGTCGTCGATGCAATGGAAAACGGACAAAACTTTATGAAAAACGAATCAAAACAGGAAAAAGAATCTAATCAATCGGATTCATATTAA